One genomic window of Augochlora pura isolate Apur16 chromosome 5, APUR_v2.2.1, whole genome shotgun sequence includes the following:
- the LOC144470138 gene encoding uncharacterized protein LOC144470138: MLRLVCCLIFCLLVQQSCDARELPRDRREAKPEVINGHQVVTVTSVEGDASDDLAAAASGHHGHHHESGGGKNHHADHHEEHGSKGEKGYKSHHHSDKADKGEHDKHHDSGHHEEHGGHKKGHHDEHEKYGEHHEGEKGHKGGKFGEKKGHKKGHKTKGYHNKFHKDEYHKEHKFYDDFHKGGHHKKHGDFHGHHEKKEGEHKKGAHQHSGYHEDHHGKKGHHDKGHVDEEHKGHHGKHGHDDHYSHHDSYGKKGDHHSGKKFGYSKGHKG, encoded by the coding sequence ATGCTACGGCTGGTGTGCTGCTTGATTTTCTGTCTGCTGGTGCAGCAGTCGTGCGACGCGCGCGAGCTGCCCCGCGATCGCCGGGAAGCCAAGCCGGAAGTTATCAACGGCCATCAGGTGGTCACAGTGACTTCCGTGGAGGGCGACGCGTCGGATGATCTCGCGGCGGCTGCCTCGGGTCATCACGGTCATCATCATGAGTCCGGCGGGGGCAAGAACCATCACGCCGACCACCACGAGGAGCACGGCTCGAAGGGCGAGAAGGGTTACAAGAGCCACCACCATAGTGACAAAGCCGACAAAGGCGAGCACGACAAGCACCATGACTCCGGCCACCATGAGGAACACGGTGGCCATAAGAAGGGCCATCACGACGAGCACGAGAAGTACGGTGAGCACCACGAAGGGGAGAAGGGCCACAAGGGTGGAAAATTCGGCGAGAAGAAGGGGCACAAGAAAGGCCACAAGACCAAGGGATACCATAACAAATTCCACAAGGACGAGTACCATAAGGAGCACAAGTTCTACGACGACTTCCACAAAGGTGGGCACCATAAGAAACACGGCGACTTCCATGGGCACCATGAAAAGAAGGAGGGAGAGCACAAGAAAGGCGCGCATCAGCACTCCGGTTATCACGAGGACCATCACGGGAAGAAAGGGCACCACGATAAAGGGCACGTCGACGAGGAGCACAAGGGTCATCACGGGAAGCATGGCCACGACGATCATTACAGTCATCATGATTCGTATGGGAAAAAAGGCGATCATCATTCCGGCAAGAAGTTCGGGTACAGCAAAGGACACAAAGGGTGA
- the LOC144470025 gene encoding uncharacterized protein LOC144470025: MTRSLWLCLGLAVAYTCVSMASAKELRTRRDLQVAASHHGGGGGGGGGGGGGGHGGGGGHESGGGHEHHGSHHEEHGDKGEKGYKSHHHHDHGDHGHYGKEHDGGHHEEHGGHKKGHHDEHDEHGSHHEHEEGHKGEKYGHKKGHKKGEKTHGYHHKAHKDEYHKEHKFYDDYHKGGHHEKHGNHHGDHKSNEGHHKKGGHHHSGHHSDHHGKKGHSDKGHFDEDHKGFHGKHGFDEHHAHHEDYGNQHEHHGGKSHGFSSGGGHGGGGGGGGGGGGHGGGHHRR; this comes from the coding sequence ATGACCAGAAGTTTGTGGCTCTGCCTCGGCCTGGCCGTGGCTTACACGTGCGTCTCCATGGCCTCGGCTAAGGAGCTGAGGACCAGGAGGGACCTCCAGGTCGCAGCCAGCCAtcatggtggtggtggcggcggtggtggtggtggtggtggtggtggacaTGGGGGAGGCGGCGGTCACGAAAGCGGCGGCGGTCATGAGCATCACGGAAGCCACCACGAGGAACACGGAGATAAGGGAGAGAAGGGCTATAAGAGCCACCATCACCACGATCACGGCGATCACGGTCACTACGGCAAAGAACACGACGGAGGACACCATGAGGAGCATGGCGGTCATAAAAAGGGCCACCATGACGAACACGACGAGCACGGGAGCCATCACGAGCACGAGGAAGGCCATAAGGGGGAGAAATATGGGCACAAGAAGGGACACaagaaaggagagaaaacGCATGGCTATCATCACAAGGCTCACAAGGACGAGTATCACAAGGAGCACAAGTTCTACGACGATTACCATAAGGGTGGACACCATGAGAAACATGGTAATCATCATGGCGACCATAAGAGCAACGAAGGTCATCACAAGAAGGGTGGACATCATCATTCCGGACATCACAGCGATCACCATGGCAAAAAGGGACACTCCGATAAGGGACACTTCGACGAGGACCATAAAGGATTCCATGGGAAACACGGATTCGACGAGCATCACGCGCATCATGAGGATTACGGCAATCAGCACGAACACCATGGAGGAAAGTCCCATGGATTCTCCAGCGGTGGCGGACATGGTGGcggcggaggtggaggaggtggtggcGGCGGTCATGGAGGAGGACACCACCGacgttga
- the LOC144470162 gene encoding uncharacterized protein LOC144470162, giving the protein MDSRVVMLLLTVLVGCQCLVAAREIGKQDGDMMAAATHHHYEKGGGEEHHSDHHHKHGDKGDKGYKSSHEHEKGEKGHHDKDEHKGYYDEEEGHKKNHHHDDGYYAEHHKGEKGEKGHKFHEEGHYGKGHSTKGHHEVHKLDEFKKDKEFFDEHHDSGHHEDHGGHHHEHGHKKGGHFKKGHHDEGEHEDHYGKKGHYEKGSHHDDHKGHKSSGGHDEHHDHHSSHGKKGGHDDHKSWGFKKGH; this is encoded by the coding sequence ATGGATTCCCGTGTGGTGATGCTGCTGTTGACGGTGCTCGTCGGTTGCCAGTGCCTGGTGGCGGCCCGGGAGATCGGCAAACAAGATGGCGACATGATGGCGGCGGCCACGCATCACCATTACGAGAAGGGCGGCGGCGAGGAGCACCATTCGGACCACCATCACAAGCACGGCGACAAGGGTGACAAAGGTTACAAATCGTCGCACGAGCACGAGAAGGGCGAGAAGGGCCACCACGACAAGGACGAGCACAAGGGATACtacgacgaggaggagggcCACAAGAAGAATCACCATCACGATGACGGATACTACGCCGAGCACCATAAGGGCGAGAAGGGTGAGAAGGGTCACAAGTTCCACGAGGAAGGGCATTACGGTAAGGGACACAGTACCAAGGGCCACCACGAGGTGCACAAGCTGGACGAGTTCAAAAAGGACAAAGAGTTCTTTGACGAGCATCATGACTCTGGTCATCACGAGGACCATGGCGGCCATCATCACGAGCACGGCCATAAGAAGGGCGGCCATTTCAAGAAGGGGCATCACGACGAAGGCGAACACGAGGATCACTACGGCAAGAAGGGACACTATGAGAAGGGCAGTCATCACGATGATCACAAGGGACACAAGAGCTCCGGCGGCCACGATGAGCATCACGATCATCATTCGAGTCATGGGAAGAAGGGCGGACACGATGATCACAAATCCTGGGGATTCAAGAAGGGCCATTAA
- the LOC144470026 gene encoding uncharacterized protein LOC144470026 — protein sequence MFVERVFVCAFVMVAMVVGRIAAARMQRMTVTKMRAEDLASSASGYVYNQQQGLPVYYLHYTDHGSGSYNHGAAARAPVAQVPPILQPRAAAAAAVALDKGTPREILTYADRQLPNHVSVPSEPRAPYYSEGLEEHGVDKAHRSGEEHDQDGRGDEQRDLPDGDNDGDAPGFDHSHEESDIRGDSGEGRGEFYGHHSDESGRYHAPRDGGSVFEDGSGEQYAAEEHSQRGESGEEGYKSKSVFGKGERGAYDGEHSEGRYSENGGREKGHVDEAEEHGSHDEASGGGKGSNYGHSSYRKKGDKTKGFHNVYHKDEYKKETDFYDEDHKKGYFDKFEKFDKDSKAAEHGFQKGGHRSSGHEQEDSGKKGYYDKGHDSRQDQGHETEEGEKSYHSNHQDYDVEEGSKSAKEDKYRKGPDYH from the exons ATGTTCGTCGAGCGAGTATTCGTGTGCGCGTTCGTCATGGTGGCGATGGTGGTGGGTCGGATCGCGGCGGCCCGGATGCAGCGTATGACAGTGACCAAGATGCGAGCCGAGGACCTGGCGAGCTCCGCCAGCGGTTACGTGTACAACCAGCAACAGGGTCTTCCGGTTTACTACCTGCATTACACCGATCACGGAAGCGGGAGCTACAATCACGGGGCCGCCGCGCGTGCACCTGTTGCACAAGTGCCGCCGATTCtgcagccgcgcgcggcggcggcggcggcagtgGCCCTGGACAAAGGGACGCCCCGAGAAATTCTCACCTATGCCGACCGCCAATTGCCTAACCACGTGTCTGTGCCGTCGGAGCCTCGAGCGCCGTATTACTCCGAGGGGTTGGAAGAGCACGGGGTTGATAAAGCGCATCGTAGCGGAGAGGAACACGATCAAGATGGCCGCGGTGACGAGCAACGCGATCTCCCTGACGGTGATAACGACGGTGATGCTCCTGGCTTTGATCATTCGCACGAGGAGTCCGATATTCGTGGAGATTCGGGGGAGGGGCGCGGCGAGTTTTATGGACACCATAGCGATGAAAGTGGTCGGTACCATGCTCCTCGAGACGGTGGAAGCGTTTTCGAAGATGGAAGCGGGGAGCAGTATGCCGCTGAAGAGCACTCTCAGCGGGGAGAGAGTGGGGAGGAAGGTTATAAGAGCAAGAGTGTGTTCGGTAAAGGTGAACGTGGAGCATATGACGGTGAACATAGCGAAG GTCGTTATAGCGAGAACGGAGGACGGGAGAAGGGGCACGTGGACGAAGCAGAGGAGCACGGGTCCCATGATGAAGCCTCGGGTGGAGGAAAGGGCAGCAATTACGGGCATTCTTCGTATCGCAAGAAGGGCGACAAGACTAAAGGATTCCACAACGTCTACCACAAAGACGAGTACAAGAAGGAGACTGATTTCTACGACGAGGACCATAAGAAGGGTTATTTCGATAAGTTCGAGAAATTCGATAAAGATTCCAAAGCTGCCGAGCACGGGTTCCAGAAGGGTGGCCATCGCTCTTCGGGCCACGAACAGGAAGACAGCGGCAAGAAAGGATATTACGACAAAGGACACGATAGTAGGCAGGATCAAGGTCACGAGACTGAAGAAGGGGAGAAGTCGTATCACTCGAATCACCAGGATTACGATGTCGAGGAGGGTTCGAAGTCAGCCAAGGAAGACAAGTATCGCAAAGGACCCGACTATCATTGA
- the LOC144470420 gene encoding uncharacterized protein LOC144470420: MLDSNRSDYGSTRIMLWLVLCAYVASTEPYTVHVYTPQAPEARQSYAEAEDLSREGGYAPRLIPIKTPRVDKQLVALPLEPEAEMLPAHYTGVKPPGVDHMELKYAESQVLKVEPKQRSSGSSSQRGGARQSGSLQEARRQKTTSTEKARKGDRSKDRRKIESVENGGRKKSHSSEKNSSGQNVGTAGGEAGSSDQKKKSEYLDSKAGGYRNVYRKDEFNRDHDFYDNDHKGGHLKKHGRYEEKHVAREGKYEDGAAGNVNVGGAATGKKGARKNSRAEQESKGRVADRGYDGFFKNFQGFAKQISQPEGGKFGFVEARGR; this comes from the coding sequence ATGCTCGATTCGAATAGAAGCGACTATGGTTCGACGAGGATCATGCTCTGGCTGGTATTGTGCGCTTACGTCGCCTCGACGGAGCCGTACACTGTCCACGTGTACACTCCGCAAGCTCCGGAAGCGAGGCAGTCTTACGCGGAAGCCGAAGACCTGTCTCGAGAGGGCGGCTACGCTCCGAGGCTGATCCCGATCAAGACGCCTCGCGTGGACAAGCAACTGGTAGCCCTGCCCTTGGAGCCGGAAGCGGAGATGCTGCCGGCACATTACACCGGCGTGAAGCCGCCTGGTGTCGACCACATGGAGCTGAAGTACGCGGAGAGCCAGGTGTTGAAGGTGGAACCCAAGCAACGGTCATCGGGCAGCTCGAGTCAACGCGGCGGAGCCAGGCAGTCTGGCAGCCTCCAGGAGGCAAGACGGCAGAAGACGACTTCCACCGAGAAGGCGCGGAAAGGCGATCGTTCCAAGGATCGTCGGAAAATCGAGTCCGTCGAGAACGGTGGCCGGAAGAAGAGTCACTCCAGCGAGAAAAACAGCTCCGGGCAAAATGTAGGGACAGCCGGCGGAGAAGCGGGGAGCAGTGatcagaagaagaagagcgaGTATTTAGACAGCAAGGCTGGCGGTTATCGCAACGTGTATCGCAAGGACGAGTTCAATAGGGACCATGATTTTTACGATAACGATCACAAGGGCGGCCATTTGAAGAAACACGGCCGCTACGAGGAGAAGCATGTTGCGAGAGAGGGCAAGTACGAGGACGGAGCGGCCGGGAATGTGAACGTCGGCGGAGCAGCAACGGGGAAGAAGGGAGCTAGGAAGAACTCCCGGGCCGAGCAGGAATCCAAAGGTCGCGTCGCCGATCGCGGTTATGATGGATTCTTTAAAAACTTCCAGGGATTCGCGAAACAGATCAGTCAACCGGAGGGTGGAAAGTTTGGCTTCGTCGAGGCGAGAGGTCGGTAG